CCAAGCAGCCTGAAGAGGGAGGCGTATGGGATGTGGGTAGAACTGGGGCATCAGTTTGGGACGAGGGACACGGTTTAGGCATGATGGAGGAGTTGAGAAGTTGCTGTTACCAGATGGAATAACCTCCACTGGATCCACCCAGGAAGAAGTTACTCTTGCGCTGCGTCATTACAACATTGGCACCCTGCATGGCAGCCAGCTGAGCTGCGTTGGGGGGATGTCCAGGAGGTGGGGGCTGGGGGAGAGAAGAAACAAGCACAAATAATACAAACGATAAAGGATGAGATGACACTACATCACAACCCATCTGCGACTGACACGGCTCCTTCAAATCACTCGTGCGGTGCCTGatctgtttgcttggcctggtGACTCTGGTCGAAGATTTCTTACTGACCTGCACTCATTGAGCCGAggcaagtaaagacctgctgccgGACTCAATCCACGGAAACCTGAAGCTGGAcgaccactgctgcacaaagagctgttcacctgtttattcagagTTTAGTGAAGCTCCACTCTGCACGCACAACTGCGACCTGAAGAATCAGTTGTCGTGACCTATGTCTGAGAGTTCCAGCCATCGTTGCTAATCAGTCCCAGTTGCCACAGCTACACAGCAGTGGTCACTTGTCtgttcaaagtttattaatattgaatgtatcttgtgtccaaattgcactTAGTTAGACGCTGCACTTCCTTGGACCGTTTGCAATACACacgccaagtgtgaagccgataagatcaATGGTTCTCGAGATAcgccagacagacagagattacTGGACTTATCAGATATAAGCTTATTAGGTGGATACTCACTGGGATGGAAACGTTGCTGCCAGGTGTGAAGCGAGCACCAGCGTCAAAACCACCGTCCACCATCACTGTTGAACCATGCGGGTACATAGCTCCCATGGGATAGTAAGCCATGGGGACATTCTGACCCACTGGCCCAACAGCCATCGGTGGCTGCATGGGCATAAACACCTGAGCACCAGGGTAGTGAGAGGACATCTGAGGCATCTGACCAGGCACCTGAGGTGGAAGCACATATCTGGGCTGGTATAtctgcagacacagagatggacagacaggtTTAAGATGGTTCAGAGCGGTCACTGCGATTATtaaatatcatatataataataataatataatcgTTACCTCAGAATATGCAGgtggtgtgtctgtgtagggAGGTGCCTGAGGGGACATTTGCATAGCAGGAGGGTATACAGGTGCAGTGCTCTGCTGAGGGTACACTGCCTGCTGTGGATAGGGACCTGCAAAACAAGACTTTACTTTAAGGCAAATAATTGTCATCTGGTCTTTTTTCACTAAACtcaagaaatatttatttattgaggcTGTGAGAAGACGTCTCTCTCGGGCGTCCATGAATCCGTTTACGTGACAAAACTGCACCAAATAGTCGGGTTGATGGAAGATGTGGCCAAAACTTATATATAGAGAATACATTTGTCCACATCGCTAATCATCACGATAAAtgtctcattattatttttaagtttaagGACTTATTTATGCTCCTGATTGAAAGTTGTGGTTtttagagaatgacaaacagtaaaacatttcatgCATCTTGAGGTTGACCAGTTATTCGTTAAACCTCCTCACACCATTCATAAACATTATACCGATAAATACTGAACCTTCGTTATCTTACTGTTGATAAAAGCTACACTGCAATGATTATTGATAATGATGCGTTGCCCCATTTGTTTAGTCCGTCCGatgataaaaactcaaatgaacTCTTCTGATAATCGTGTACATCACACTGATATATAAGTATTCTACTTCCTTTGTCTTCTCTTTGAACAATAAGTGCATTAAGGCCTCACCATGGGCTTGAGGAACTTTGGGTATTTTAGCATCATAGAACGGTGTAAAATTAGCTGCTGGTCAATTAGACCAATAAATTAATTAACCAAATATTTCAGTTGAATTTTGATGGTTTGAATGTTGGTCTTTATGCTTTGACATTTGATTTACTCTCAGTTTTTACACCCTGCTCCTGAACAAACAATAATTAAattcagacacatttaaatggAAGAAAACACTATTTTTTTAAGCTCTGGTCCACTAAACAATATGGATTTAGATCTAGATTCACAATTCCCATTGGTTCAGATCATTCAGGATTTTTGAACAAAAATCCTGAAAACATCAAAATTCAAAAATTGCAATTTCCCTTTAGCCTAAAACTGCGATCgagtaaataataaatagcGGAAGAAACGAAGTATCCGCTCGTGTttgaatataaacacatttacattccCATGCTTC
This sequence is a window from Paralichthys olivaceus isolate ysfri-2021 chromosome 6, ASM2471397v2, whole genome shotgun sequence. Protein-coding genes within it:
- the dazap2 gene encoding DAZ-associated protein 2; this encodes MNNKGPYPQQAVYPQQSTAPVYPPAMQMSPQAPPYTDTPPAYSEIYQPRYVLPPQVPGQMPQMSSHYPGAQVFMPMQPPMAVGPVGQNVPMAYYPMGAMYPHGSTVMVDGGFDAGARFTPGSNVSIPPPPPGHPPNAAQLAAMQGANVVMTQRKSNFFLGGSSGGYSIW